One genomic segment of Ctenopharyngodon idella isolate HZGC_01 chromosome 7, HZGC01, whole genome shotgun sequence includes these proteins:
- the zgc:194655 gene encoding uncharacterized protein zgc:194655 isoform X9: MGKIYQIMVVGIKGEKKTVDVATSEEEFNKITILEFKKKVAEKLPGQAGDDPSSLRLLYTDKQLEDNDTFLDHQIKDRSTLFMVLRLPGGFQTC, translated from the exons ATGGGAAAGATTTACCAGATCATGGTGGTTGGAAtaaagggagagaaaaaaacagttgATGTTGCCACATCAGAGGAAGAATTCAACAAAATAACTATTTTGGAATTCAAAAAGAAGGTTGCAGAAAAATTGCCGGGTCAAGCAG GGGATGATCCATCGTCCCTGAGACTGCTGTACACAGATAAACAACTAGAGGACAATGATACGTTTTTAGACCACCAAATTAAAGATCGCTCCACTCTCTTCATGGTCTTACGTCTACCTGGAGGTTTCCAAACATGCTAA
- the zgc:194655 gene encoding GTPase IMAP family member 9 isoform X8, which produces MYCERCDSKTETETWSEIHEYPTVLALHLKRFDFDYIQMRYEKNECRLDVPLSLPKEDNRPRYDLYAVINHKGGYSGGHYNTIIRSYENEIWYRFDDCSVTQTSEASLENSSLPYMLMYRKSAALSPGSIPHPMRILLIGPSRAGKSTIGNMILGGNYFLCKSGSETVTKTSMVKTVGKVTVVDTLNLFSLNKSSWVKEMQKFSDPGPSVILWVTPISKFSEEQQGLFHTFKKRLDSRITKRMMIIFTKGRQLKEFVQPIDRFISDHRKLCKVVRCCQNRYHVIDITGGDGHNYTSELLEKLSEMVTSKEATAITRMQLKCLRRSRLNKKTKKHQSNKK; this is translated from the exons ATGTATTGTGAAAGATGTGACAgcaaaacagaaacagaaact TGGAGTGAAATACATGAATATCCCACTGTTCTTGCTCTGCATCTGAAGAGGTTTGACTTTGATTACATACAGATGAGATACGAGAAGAATGAATGTCGTCTGGATGTACCTCTAAGTCTTCCTAAAGAG GATAATAGGCCTAGATATGATCTTTATGCCGTTATCAATCATAAGGGTGGATACAGTGGTGGACACTACAATACAATCATCAGATCTTATGAAAATGAGATATGGTACCGTTTTGATGACTGCAGTGTAACACAg ACTTCAGAAGCATCACTGGAAAA ctcAAGCCTACCATACATGCTGATGTACAGAAAAT CAGCAGCACTGAGCCCTGGCAGCATTCCCCATCCTATGAGGATCCTTCTAATAGGGCCTTCCAGAGCTGGGAAAAGTACAATAGGCAACATGATCCTTGGTGGGAATTACTTTCTTTGCAAAAGTGGATCGGAGACTGTGACGAAAACATCCATGGTGAAGACAGTGGGAAAGGTCACTGTAGTGGACACCCTAAATCTCTTTTCCCTCAACAAATCGAGTTGGGTCAAGGAAATGCAGAAGTTCTCTGACCCTGGTCCTAGTGTGATTCTCTGGGTAACACCGATATCTAAATTCAGTGAGGAACAACAAGGTCTTTTCCACACCTTCAAAAAACGACTAGATTCAAGAATCACGAAACGTATGATGATTATTTTCACAAAGGGCAGACAGCTTAAAGAGTTTGTGCAACCCATTGACAGATTTATTTCAGATCACAGAAAGCTCTGTAAAGTGGTTCGTTGTTGTCAGAACAGGTACCATGTCATTGACATCACTGGTGGTGATGGTCACAATTACACTTCAGAACTGCTTGAAAAACTCAGCGAGATGGTGACATCGAAGGAAGCTACTGCAATTACTCGAATGCAGTTAAAGTGTTTAAGAAGAAGTCGTCTTAAtaagaagacaaaaaaacatcaaagcAACAAAAAATGA
- the zgc:194655 gene encoding ubiquitin carboxyl-terminal hydrolase 47 isoform X3, with protein sequence MTPEFREAVESYEAPGDCGEENLLLQLQKLFTQLSEKAATTGGITKSLGIRSVFEQQDAVEYYRKILKAVGTHASKVFEGKMNNITKCGKCGNETTETNTFISMLLSIDAGNDKYDMEKSLKTFFEHSKLEEDDWMYCERCDSKTETETWSEIHEYPTVLALHLKRFDFDYIQMRYEKNECRLDVPLSLPKEDNRPRYDLYAVINHKGGYSGGHYNTIIRSYENEIWYRFDDCSVTQTSEASLENSSLPYMLMYRKSAALSPGSIPHPMRILLIGPSRAGKSTIGNMILGGNYFLCKSGSETVTKTSMVKTVGKVTVVDTLNLFSLNKSSWVKEMQKFSDPGPSVILWVTPISKFSEEQQGLFHTFKKRLDSRITKRMMIIFTKGRQLKEFVQPIDRFISDHRKLCKVVRCCQNRYHVIDITGGDGHNYTSELLEKLSEMVTSKEATAITRMQLKCLRRSRLNKKTKKHQSNKK encoded by the exons ATGACTCCAGAATTCAGAGAGGCAGTGGAGAG TTATGAAGCCCCTGGAGATTGTGGTGAGGAAAATCTCTTGCTACAACTTCAAAAGCTGTTTACACAGCTGTCAGAAAAGGCAGCCACAACTGGAGGAATAACCAAGAGTCTTGGCATTAGAAGTG TTTTTGAGCAACAAGATGCAGTGGAGTACTACAGGAAGATTTTAAAAGCAGTGGGCACACATGCCTCTAAg GTCTTTGAAGGGAAAATGAACAATATAACAAAATGTGGCAAATGTGGCAATGAAACCACAGAAACCAATACCTTCATCTCAATGCTGCTGTCCATCGATGCTGGAAATGATAAGTATGATATG GAAAAAAGCCTGAAGACCTTCTTTGAACATTCAAAACTAGAAGAGGATGACTGGATGTATTGTGAAAGATGTGACAgcaaaacagaaacagaaact TGGAGTGAAATACATGAATATCCCACTGTTCTTGCTCTGCATCTGAAGAGGTTTGACTTTGATTACATACAGATGAGATACGAGAAGAATGAATGTCGTCTGGATGTACCTCTAAGTCTTCCTAAAGAG GATAATAGGCCTAGATATGATCTTTATGCCGTTATCAATCATAAGGGTGGATACAGTGGTGGACACTACAATACAATCATCAGATCTTATGAAAATGAGATATGGTACCGTTTTGATGACTGCAGTGTAACACAg ACTTCAGAAGCATCACTGGAAAA ctcAAGCCTACCATACATGCTGATGTACAGAAAAT CAGCAGCACTGAGCCCTGGCAGCATTCCCCATCCTATGAGGATCCTTCTAATAGGGCCTTCCAGAGCTGGGAAAAGTACAATAGGCAACATGATCCTTGGTGGGAATTACTTTCTTTGCAAAAGTGGATCGGAGACTGTGACGAAAACATCCATGGTGAAGACAGTGGGAAAGGTCACTGTAGTGGACACCCTAAATCTCTTTTCCCTCAACAAATCGAGTTGGGTCAAGGAAATGCAGAAGTTCTCTGACCCTGGTCCTAGTGTGATTCTCTGGGTAACACCGATATCTAAATTCAGTGAGGAACAACAAGGTCTTTTCCACACCTTCAAAAAACGACTAGATTCAAGAATCACGAAACGTATGATGATTATTTTCACAAAGGGCAGACAGCTTAAAGAGTTTGTGCAACCCATTGACAGATTTATTTCAGATCACAGAAAGCTCTGTAAAGTGGTTCGTTGTTGTCAGAACAGGTACCATGTCATTGACATCACTGGTGGTGATGGTCACAATTACACTTCAGAACTGCTTGAAAAACTCAGCGAGATGGTGACATCGAAGGAAGCTACTGCAATTACTCGAATGCAGTTAAAGTGTTTAAGAAGAAGTCGTCTTAAtaagaagacaaaaaaacatcaaagcAACAAAAAATGA
- the zgc:194655 gene encoding ubiquitin carboxyl-terminal hydrolase 47 isoform X1: MSFNKGFRNEVQYNGLKNQGATCYLNAVLQCLFMTPEFREAVESYEAPGDCGEENLLLQLQKLFTQLSEKAATTGGITKSLGIRSVFEQQDAVEYYRKILKAVGTHASKVFEGKMNNITKCGKCGNETTETNTFISMLLSIDAGNDKYDMEKSLKTFFEHSKLEEDDWMYCERCDSKTETETWSEIHEYPTVLALHLKRFDFDYIQMRYEKNECRLDVPLSLPKEDNRPRYDLYAVINHKGGYSGGHYNTIIRSYENEIWYRFDDCSVTQTSEASLENSSLPYMLMYRKSAALSPGSIPHPMRILLIGPSRAGKSTIGNMILGGNYFLCKSGSETVTKTSMVKTVGKVTVVDTLNLFSLNKSSWVKEMQKFSDPGPSVILWVTPISKFSEEQQGLFHTFKKRLDSRITKRMMIIFTKGRQLKEFVQPIDRFISDHRKLCKVVRCCQNRYHVIDITGGDGHNYTSELLEKLSEMVTSKEATAITRMQLKCLRRSRLNKKTKKHQSNKK; this comes from the exons ATGAGTTTCAATAAG GGATTCAGGAACGAAGTCCAATACAATGGCCTGAAAAATCAAGGTGCCACCTGCTACTTAAATGCAGTATTGCAGTGTCTATTCATGACTCCAGAATTCAGAGAGGCAGTGGAGAG TTATGAAGCCCCTGGAGATTGTGGTGAGGAAAATCTCTTGCTACAACTTCAAAAGCTGTTTACACAGCTGTCAGAAAAGGCAGCCACAACTGGAGGAATAACCAAGAGTCTTGGCATTAGAAGTG TTTTTGAGCAACAAGATGCAGTGGAGTACTACAGGAAGATTTTAAAAGCAGTGGGCACACATGCCTCTAAg GTCTTTGAAGGGAAAATGAACAATATAACAAAATGTGGCAAATGTGGCAATGAAACCACAGAAACCAATACCTTCATCTCAATGCTGCTGTCCATCGATGCTGGAAATGATAAGTATGATATG GAAAAAAGCCTGAAGACCTTCTTTGAACATTCAAAACTAGAAGAGGATGACTGGATGTATTGTGAAAGATGTGACAgcaaaacagaaacagaaact TGGAGTGAAATACATGAATATCCCACTGTTCTTGCTCTGCATCTGAAGAGGTTTGACTTTGATTACATACAGATGAGATACGAGAAGAATGAATGTCGTCTGGATGTACCTCTAAGTCTTCCTAAAGAG GATAATAGGCCTAGATATGATCTTTATGCCGTTATCAATCATAAGGGTGGATACAGTGGTGGACACTACAATACAATCATCAGATCTTATGAAAATGAGATATGGTACCGTTTTGATGACTGCAGTGTAACACAg ACTTCAGAAGCATCACTGGAAAA ctcAAGCCTACCATACATGCTGATGTACAGAAAAT CAGCAGCACTGAGCCCTGGCAGCATTCCCCATCCTATGAGGATCCTTCTAATAGGGCCTTCCAGAGCTGGGAAAAGTACAATAGGCAACATGATCCTTGGTGGGAATTACTTTCTTTGCAAAAGTGGATCGGAGACTGTGACGAAAACATCCATGGTGAAGACAGTGGGAAAGGTCACTGTAGTGGACACCCTAAATCTCTTTTCCCTCAACAAATCGAGTTGGGTCAAGGAAATGCAGAAGTTCTCTGACCCTGGTCCTAGTGTGATTCTCTGGGTAACACCGATATCTAAATTCAGTGAGGAACAACAAGGTCTTTTCCACACCTTCAAAAAACGACTAGATTCAAGAATCACGAAACGTATGATGATTATTTTCACAAAGGGCAGACAGCTTAAAGAGTTTGTGCAACCCATTGACAGATTTATTTCAGATCACAGAAAGCTCTGTAAAGTGGTTCGTTGTTGTCAGAACAGGTACCATGTCATTGACATCACTGGTGGTGATGGTCACAATTACACTTCAGAACTGCTTGAAAAACTCAGCGAGATGGTGACATCGAAGGAAGCTACTGCAATTACTCGAATGCAGTTAAAGTGTTTAAGAAGAAGTCGTCTTAAtaagaagacaaaaaaacatcaaagcAACAAAAAATGA
- the zgc:194655 gene encoding ubiquitin carboxyl-terminal hydrolase 42 isoform X4, translating into MSFNKGFRNEVQYNGLKNQGATCYLNAVLQCLFMTPEFREAVESYEAPGDCGEENLLLQLQKLFTQLSEKAATTGGITKSLGIRSVFEQQDAVEYYRKILKAVGTHASKEKSLKTFFEHSKLEEDDWMYCERCDSKTETETWSEIHEYPTVLALHLKRFDFDYIQMRYEKNECRLDVPLSLPKEDNRPRYDLYAVINHKGGYSGGHYNTIIRSYENEIWYRFDDCSVTQTSEASLENSSLPYMLMYRKSAALSPGSIPHPMRILLIGPSRAGKSTIGNMILGGNYFLCKSGSETVTKTSMVKTVGKVTVVDTLNLFSLNKSSWVKEMQKFSDPGPSVILWVTPISKFSEEQQGLFHTFKKRLDSRITKRMMIIFTKGRQLKEFVQPIDRFISDHRKLCKVVRCCQNRYHVIDITGGDGHNYTSELLEKLSEMVTSKEATAITRMQLKCLRRSRLNKKTKKHQSNKK; encoded by the exons ATGAGTTTCAATAAG GGATTCAGGAACGAAGTCCAATACAATGGCCTGAAAAATCAAGGTGCCACCTGCTACTTAAATGCAGTATTGCAGTGTCTATTCATGACTCCAGAATTCAGAGAGGCAGTGGAGAG TTATGAAGCCCCTGGAGATTGTGGTGAGGAAAATCTCTTGCTACAACTTCAAAAGCTGTTTACACAGCTGTCAGAAAAGGCAGCCACAACTGGAGGAATAACCAAGAGTCTTGGCATTAGAAGTG TTTTTGAGCAACAAGATGCAGTGGAGTACTACAGGAAGATTTTAAAAGCAGTGGGCACACATGCCTCTAAg GAAAAAAGCCTGAAGACCTTCTTTGAACATTCAAAACTAGAAGAGGATGACTGGATGTATTGTGAAAGATGTGACAgcaaaacagaaacagaaact TGGAGTGAAATACATGAATATCCCACTGTTCTTGCTCTGCATCTGAAGAGGTTTGACTTTGATTACATACAGATGAGATACGAGAAGAATGAATGTCGTCTGGATGTACCTCTAAGTCTTCCTAAAGAG GATAATAGGCCTAGATATGATCTTTATGCCGTTATCAATCATAAGGGTGGATACAGTGGTGGACACTACAATACAATCATCAGATCTTATGAAAATGAGATATGGTACCGTTTTGATGACTGCAGTGTAACACAg ACTTCAGAAGCATCACTGGAAAA ctcAAGCCTACCATACATGCTGATGTACAGAAAAT CAGCAGCACTGAGCCCTGGCAGCATTCCCCATCCTATGAGGATCCTTCTAATAGGGCCTTCCAGAGCTGGGAAAAGTACAATAGGCAACATGATCCTTGGTGGGAATTACTTTCTTTGCAAAAGTGGATCGGAGACTGTGACGAAAACATCCATGGTGAAGACAGTGGGAAAGGTCACTGTAGTGGACACCCTAAATCTCTTTTCCCTCAACAAATCGAGTTGGGTCAAGGAAATGCAGAAGTTCTCTGACCCTGGTCCTAGTGTGATTCTCTGGGTAACACCGATATCTAAATTCAGTGAGGAACAACAAGGTCTTTTCCACACCTTCAAAAAACGACTAGATTCAAGAATCACGAAACGTATGATGATTATTTTCACAAAGGGCAGACAGCTTAAAGAGTTTGTGCAACCCATTGACAGATTTATTTCAGATCACAGAAAGCTCTGTAAAGTGGTTCGTTGTTGTCAGAACAGGTACCATGTCATTGACATCACTGGTGGTGATGGTCACAATTACACTTCAGAACTGCTTGAAAAACTCAGCGAGATGGTGACATCGAAGGAAGCTACTGCAATTACTCGAATGCAGTTAAAGTGTTTAAGAAGAAGTCGTCTTAAtaagaagacaaaaaaacatcaaagcAACAAAAAATGA
- the zgc:194655 gene encoding ubiquitin carboxyl-terminal hydrolase 47 isoform X2: protein MSFNKGFRNEVQYNGLKNQGATCYLNAVLQCLFMTPEFREAVESYEAPGDCGEENLLLQLQKLFTQLSEKAATTGGITKSLGIRSVFEQQDAVEYYRKILKAVGTHASKVFEGKMNNITKCGKCGNETTETNTFISMLLSIDAGNDKYDMEKSLKTFFEHSKLEEDDWMYCERCDSKTETETWSEIHEYPTVLALHLKRFDFDYIQMRYEKNECRLDVPLSLPKEDNRPRYDLYAVINHKGGYSGGHYNTIIRSYENEIWYRFDDCSVTQTSEASLENSSLPYMLMYRKSALSPGSIPHPMRILLIGPSRAGKSTIGNMILGGNYFLCKSGSETVTKTSMVKTVGKVTVVDTLNLFSLNKSSWVKEMQKFSDPGPSVILWVTPISKFSEEQQGLFHTFKKRLDSRITKRMMIIFTKGRQLKEFVQPIDRFISDHRKLCKVVRCCQNRYHVIDITGGDGHNYTSELLEKLSEMVTSKEATAITRMQLKCLRRSRLNKKTKKHQSNKK from the exons ATGAGTTTCAATAAG GGATTCAGGAACGAAGTCCAATACAATGGCCTGAAAAATCAAGGTGCCACCTGCTACTTAAATGCAGTATTGCAGTGTCTATTCATGACTCCAGAATTCAGAGAGGCAGTGGAGAG TTATGAAGCCCCTGGAGATTGTGGTGAGGAAAATCTCTTGCTACAACTTCAAAAGCTGTTTACACAGCTGTCAGAAAAGGCAGCCACAACTGGAGGAATAACCAAGAGTCTTGGCATTAGAAGTG TTTTTGAGCAACAAGATGCAGTGGAGTACTACAGGAAGATTTTAAAAGCAGTGGGCACACATGCCTCTAAg GTCTTTGAAGGGAAAATGAACAATATAACAAAATGTGGCAAATGTGGCAATGAAACCACAGAAACCAATACCTTCATCTCAATGCTGCTGTCCATCGATGCTGGAAATGATAAGTATGATATG GAAAAAAGCCTGAAGACCTTCTTTGAACATTCAAAACTAGAAGAGGATGACTGGATGTATTGTGAAAGATGTGACAgcaaaacagaaacagaaact TGGAGTGAAATACATGAATATCCCACTGTTCTTGCTCTGCATCTGAAGAGGTTTGACTTTGATTACATACAGATGAGATACGAGAAGAATGAATGTCGTCTGGATGTACCTCTAAGTCTTCCTAAAGAG GATAATAGGCCTAGATATGATCTTTATGCCGTTATCAATCATAAGGGTGGATACAGTGGTGGACACTACAATACAATCATCAGATCTTATGAAAATGAGATATGGTACCGTTTTGATGACTGCAGTGTAACACAg ACTTCAGAAGCATCACTGGAAAA ctcAAGCCTACCATACATGCTGATGTACAGAAAAT CAGCACTGAGCCCTGGCAGCATTCCCCATCCTATGAGGATCCTTCTAATAGGGCCTTCCAGAGCTGGGAAAAGTACAATAGGCAACATGATCCTTGGTGGGAATTACTTTCTTTGCAAAAGTGGATCGGAGACTGTGACGAAAACATCCATGGTGAAGACAGTGGGAAAGGTCACTGTAGTGGACACCCTAAATCTCTTTTCCCTCAACAAATCGAGTTGGGTCAAGGAAATGCAGAAGTTCTCTGACCCTGGTCCTAGTGTGATTCTCTGGGTAACACCGATATCTAAATTCAGTGAGGAACAACAAGGTCTTTTCCACACCTTCAAAAAACGACTAGATTCAAGAATCACGAAACGTATGATGATTATTTTCACAAAGGGCAGACAGCTTAAAGAGTTTGTGCAACCCATTGACAGATTTATTTCAGATCACAGAAAGCTCTGTAAAGTGGTTCGTTGTTGTCAGAACAGGTACCATGTCATTGACATCACTGGTGGTGATGGTCACAATTACACTTCAGAACTGCTTGAAAAACTCAGCGAGATGGTGACATCGAAGGAAGCTACTGCAATTACTCGAATGCAGTTAAAGTGTTTAAGAAGAAGTCGTCTTAAtaagaagacaaaaaaacatcaaagcAACAAAAAATGA
- the zgc:194655 gene encoding uncharacterized protein zgc:194655 isoform X6 codes for MSFNKGFRNEVQYNGLKNQGATCYLNAVLQCLFMTPEFREAVESYEAPGDCGEENLLLQLQKLFTQLSEKAATTGGITKSLGIRSVFEQQDAVEYYRKILKAVGTHASKVFEGKMNNITKCGKCGNETTETNTFISMLLSIDAGNDKYDMEKSLKTFFEHSKLEEDDWMYCERCDSKTETETWSEIHEYPTVLALHLKRFDFDYIQMRYEKNECRLDVPLSLPKEDNRPRYDLYAVINHKGGYSGGHYNTIIRSYENEIWYRFDDCSVTQLKPTIHADVQKISSTEPWQHSPSYEDPSNRAFQSWEKYNRQHDPWWELLSLQKWIGDCDENIHGEDSGKGHCSGHPKSLFPQQIELGQGNAEVL; via the exons ATGAGTTTCAATAAG GGATTCAGGAACGAAGTCCAATACAATGGCCTGAAAAATCAAGGTGCCACCTGCTACTTAAATGCAGTATTGCAGTGTCTATTCATGACTCCAGAATTCAGAGAGGCAGTGGAGAG TTATGAAGCCCCTGGAGATTGTGGTGAGGAAAATCTCTTGCTACAACTTCAAAAGCTGTTTACACAGCTGTCAGAAAAGGCAGCCACAACTGGAGGAATAACCAAGAGTCTTGGCATTAGAAGTG TTTTTGAGCAACAAGATGCAGTGGAGTACTACAGGAAGATTTTAAAAGCAGTGGGCACACATGCCTCTAAg GTCTTTGAAGGGAAAATGAACAATATAACAAAATGTGGCAAATGTGGCAATGAAACCACAGAAACCAATACCTTCATCTCAATGCTGCTGTCCATCGATGCTGGAAATGATAAGTATGATATG GAAAAAAGCCTGAAGACCTTCTTTGAACATTCAAAACTAGAAGAGGATGACTGGATGTATTGTGAAAGATGTGACAgcaaaacagaaacagaaact TGGAGTGAAATACATGAATATCCCACTGTTCTTGCTCTGCATCTGAAGAGGTTTGACTTTGATTACATACAGATGAGATACGAGAAGAATGAATGTCGTCTGGATGTACCTCTAAGTCTTCCTAAAGAG GATAATAGGCCTAGATATGATCTTTATGCCGTTATCAATCATAAGGGTGGATACAGTGGTGGACACTACAATACAATCATCAGATCTTATGAAAATGAGATATGGTACCGTTTTGATGACTGCAGTGTAACACAg ctcAAGCCTACCATACATGCTGATGTACAGAAAAT CAGCAGCACTGAGCCCTGGCAGCATTCCCCATCCTATGAGGATCCTTCTAATAGGGCCTTCCAGAGCTGGGAAAAGTACAATAGGCAACATGATCCTTGGTGGGAATTACTTTCTTTGCAAAAGTGGATCGGAGACTGTGACGAAAACATCCATGGTGAAGACAGTGGGAAAGGTCACTGTAGTGGACACCCTAAATCTCTTTTCCCTCAACAAATCGAGTTGGGTCAAGGAAATGCAGAAGTTCTCTGA
- the zgc:194655 gene encoding ubiquitin carboxyl-terminal hydrolase 42 isoform X5: MNNITKCGKCGNETTETNTFISMLLSIDAGNDKYDMEKSLKTFFEHSKLEEDDWMYCERCDSKTETETWSEIHEYPTVLALHLKRFDFDYIQMRYEKNECRLDVPLSLPKEDNRPRYDLYAVINHKGGYSGGHYNTIIRSYENEIWYRFDDCSVTQTSEASLENSSLPYMLMYRKSAALSPGSIPHPMRILLIGPSRAGKSTIGNMILGGNYFLCKSGSETVTKTSMVKTVGKVTVVDTLNLFSLNKSSWVKEMQKFSDPGPSVILWVTPISKFSEEQQGLFHTFKKRLDSRITKRMMIIFTKGRQLKEFVQPIDRFISDHRKLCKVVRCCQNRYHVIDITGGDGHNYTSELLEKLSEMVTSKEATAITRMQLKCLRRSRLNKKTKKHQSNKK; the protein is encoded by the exons ATGAACAATATAACAAAATGTGGCAAATGTGGCAATGAAACCACAGAAACCAATACCTTCATCTCAATGCTGCTGTCCATCGATGCTGGAAATGATAAGTATGATATG GAAAAAAGCCTGAAGACCTTCTTTGAACATTCAAAACTAGAAGAGGATGACTGGATGTATTGTGAAAGATGTGACAgcaaaacagaaacagaaact TGGAGTGAAATACATGAATATCCCACTGTTCTTGCTCTGCATCTGAAGAGGTTTGACTTTGATTACATACAGATGAGATACGAGAAGAATGAATGTCGTCTGGATGTACCTCTAAGTCTTCCTAAAGAG GATAATAGGCCTAGATATGATCTTTATGCCGTTATCAATCATAAGGGTGGATACAGTGGTGGACACTACAATACAATCATCAGATCTTATGAAAATGAGATATGGTACCGTTTTGATGACTGCAGTGTAACACAg ACTTCAGAAGCATCACTGGAAAA ctcAAGCCTACCATACATGCTGATGTACAGAAAAT CAGCAGCACTGAGCCCTGGCAGCATTCCCCATCCTATGAGGATCCTTCTAATAGGGCCTTCCAGAGCTGGGAAAAGTACAATAGGCAACATGATCCTTGGTGGGAATTACTTTCTTTGCAAAAGTGGATCGGAGACTGTGACGAAAACATCCATGGTGAAGACAGTGGGAAAGGTCACTGTAGTGGACACCCTAAATCTCTTTTCCCTCAACAAATCGAGTTGGGTCAAGGAAATGCAGAAGTTCTCTGACCCTGGTCCTAGTGTGATTCTCTGGGTAACACCGATATCTAAATTCAGTGAGGAACAACAAGGTCTTTTCCACACCTTCAAAAAACGACTAGATTCAAGAATCACGAAACGTATGATGATTATTTTCACAAAGGGCAGACAGCTTAAAGAGTTTGTGCAACCCATTGACAGATTTATTTCAGATCACAGAAAGCTCTGTAAAGTGGTTCGTTGTTGTCAGAACAGGTACCATGTCATTGACATCACTGGTGGTGATGGTCACAATTACACTTCAGAACTGCTTGAAAAACTCAGCGAGATGGTGACATCGAAGGAAGCTACTGCAATTACTCGAATGCAGTTAAAGTGTTTAAGAAGAAGTCGTCTTAAtaagaagacaaaaaaacatcaaagcAACAAAAAATGA
- the zgc:194655 gene encoding ubiquitin carboxyl-terminal hydrolase 47 isoform X7, producing the protein MSFNKGFRNEVQYNGLKNQGATCYLNAVLQCLFMTPEFREAVESYEAPGDCGEENLLLQLQKLFTQLSEKAATTGGITKSLGIRSVFEQQDAVEYYRKILKAVGTHASKVFEGKMNNITKCGKCGNETTETNTFISMLLSIDAGNDKYDMEKSLKTFFEHSKLEEDDWMYCERCDSKTETETWSEIHEYPTVLALHLKRFDFDYIQMRYEKNECRLDVPLSLPKEDNRPRYDLYAVINHKGGYSGGHYNTIIRSYENEIWYRFDDCSVTQLKPTIHADVQKISTEPWQHSPSYEDPSNRAFQSWEKYNRQHDPWWELLSLQKWIGDCDENIHGEDSGKGHCSGHPKSLFPQQIELGQGNAEVL; encoded by the exons ATGAGTTTCAATAAG GGATTCAGGAACGAAGTCCAATACAATGGCCTGAAAAATCAAGGTGCCACCTGCTACTTAAATGCAGTATTGCAGTGTCTATTCATGACTCCAGAATTCAGAGAGGCAGTGGAGAG TTATGAAGCCCCTGGAGATTGTGGTGAGGAAAATCTCTTGCTACAACTTCAAAAGCTGTTTACACAGCTGTCAGAAAAGGCAGCCACAACTGGAGGAATAACCAAGAGTCTTGGCATTAGAAGTG TTTTTGAGCAACAAGATGCAGTGGAGTACTACAGGAAGATTTTAAAAGCAGTGGGCACACATGCCTCTAAg GTCTTTGAAGGGAAAATGAACAATATAACAAAATGTGGCAAATGTGGCAATGAAACCACAGAAACCAATACCTTCATCTCAATGCTGCTGTCCATCGATGCTGGAAATGATAAGTATGATATG GAAAAAAGCCTGAAGACCTTCTTTGAACATTCAAAACTAGAAGAGGATGACTGGATGTATTGTGAAAGATGTGACAgcaaaacagaaacagaaact TGGAGTGAAATACATGAATATCCCACTGTTCTTGCTCTGCATCTGAAGAGGTTTGACTTTGATTACATACAGATGAGATACGAGAAGAATGAATGTCGTCTGGATGTACCTCTAAGTCTTCCTAAAGAG GATAATAGGCCTAGATATGATCTTTATGCCGTTATCAATCATAAGGGTGGATACAGTGGTGGACACTACAATACAATCATCAGATCTTATGAAAATGAGATATGGTACCGTTTTGATGACTGCAGTGTAACACAg ctcAAGCCTACCATACATGCTGATGTACAGAAAAT CAGCACTGAGCCCTGGCAGCATTCCCCATCCTATGAGGATCCTTCTAATAGGGCCTTCCAGAGCTGGGAAAAGTACAATAGGCAACATGATCCTTGGTGGGAATTACTTTCTTTGCAAAAGTGGATCGGAGACTGTGACGAAAACATCCATGGTGAAGACAGTGGGAAAGGTCACTGTAGTGGACACCCTAAATCTCTTTTCCCTCAACAAATCGAGTTGGGTCAAGGAAATGCAGAAGTTCTCTGA